Proteins encoded in a region of the Deinococcus sp. YIM 134068 genome:
- a CDS encoding type III polyketide synthase, producing MLSVTPLRRVHTAAMHAHILGVGTAVPGHAISQSSVRDRARTHFTGLSDASRERLLRIYDNTGIEKRHWANDVEWYTTSRPFDERNAQWHELALDLAEEASRKALAAAGVEPGQVQAVVVVTSSGIATPSPEAHLIQRLGLPLSATRLPVWGLGCAGGAAGLARGAEMATLRPKGCVLVVAVELCSLTFNALDHSTSNVVASSLFADGAAAVVLGHEEGPEIVGGFSRLLPESYDVMGWDVVPEGLRVRFASSIPTLLRGELGSLIRDGLAEHGMTQEDVGMWVLHPGGAKVLTAYEEALQADGPSIEASAHILRHYGNMSSPTVLFVLQHLLQQGKVQPGTNSVLLALGPGFAAEGVIIRW from the coding sequence TTGCTTTCAGTCACCCCCTTAAGGAGAGTCCATACTGCCGCTATGCACGCGCACATCCTCGGCGTCGGTACGGCTGTTCCAGGCCACGCCATCTCGCAAAGCAGCGTCCGCGACCGTGCCCGCACCCACTTCACCGGACTCTCTGACGCCTCCAGGGAACGGCTGCTTAGGATTTACGACAATACCGGCATCGAAAAGCGGCATTGGGCAAACGACGTGGAGTGGTACACGACCAGCCGCCCCTTTGACGAGCGGAATGCCCAGTGGCACGAGTTGGCCCTAGACCTGGCGGAGGAGGCCTCGCGTAAGGCTCTCGCGGCGGCGGGCGTCGAGCCGGGGCAGGTTCAGGCGGTCGTCGTCGTGACCAGCAGCGGGATCGCCACGCCCAGCCCCGAGGCACACCTGATTCAGCGCCTCGGCCTGCCGCTGTCGGCTACCCGCCTGCCGGTGTGGGGCCTCGGCTGTGCGGGCGGTGCAGCGGGCCTGGCGCGCGGTGCCGAGATGGCAACCCTGCGGCCGAAGGGGTGTGTGCTGGTCGTCGCGGTCGAGTTGTGCAGCCTCACGTTCAACGCGCTAGATCACAGCACGAGCAACGTGGTGGCGTCGAGTCTATTTGCCGACGGTGCGGCGGCCGTGGTGCTGGGGCATGAGGAAGGCCCGGAGATCGTGGGCGGGTTCTCGCGGTTGCTGCCCGAGTCCTATGACGTGATGGGCTGGGACGTGGTGCCGGAGGGCCTGCGGGTGCGTTTCGCCAGCAGTATCCCCACCCTCCTCCGGGGCGAACTGGGGAGCCTGATTCGGGACGGCCTGGCCGAGCACGGCATGACTCAGGAAGACGTGGGCATGTGGGTCCTCCACCCGGGAGGGGCGAAGGTTCTCACCGCCTACGAGGAGGCGCTACAGGCCGATGGACCGAGCATCGAGGCGTCGGCCCACATCCTGCGCCACTACGGCAACATGTCGAGCCCCACGGTACTGTTCGTGCTCCAACACCTGCTCCAGCAGGGGAAGGTGCAGCCGGGCACCAACTCGGTCCTGCTTGCCCTGGGGCCGGGATTTGCCGCCGAGGGCGTTATCATCCGCTGGTAA
- a CDS encoding tyrosine-type recombinase/integrase: MTLVLASKWANPENRRREALRAAQAQDAEALLDLLGHHLRVKSRRAGGVSPQTLRNYGVAVRDFLAFTGPPQSPRLSVQNLTPDDLEAYVIHTRERLRLDGKRTGLTLGSVATYLYGVRALYRALVWAGAVRENPALAVPAPRDPTPAHMKKRALSPSQYRALLAAPEGKQDPATAARDRAILVLGATLGLRAQEIVTLQVGDVQLGQREVQVTHGKGGKARRIPLPPGAGQVLEAWLQMRRALVLAGDLPGDQPALIVSFHRGHLGRQLTTAGLRSIVNGYFQHLGLPPDLWGAHTLRRTAGTRLYRATRDLHVVSDVLGHASVTTSAIYAKLDADVRLEALEAAERAD; this comes from the coding sequence GTGACTCTCGTCCTCGCCTCGAAGTGGGCCAACCCCGAGAACCGTCGGCGCGAGGCGCTGAGAGCGGCCCAGGCCCAGGACGCCGAGGCCTTGCTCGATCTGCTGGGACACCACCTGCGGGTGAAGTCGCGGCGGGCCGGTGGAGTCAGCCCCCAGACCCTCAGAAACTACGGGGTGGCCGTGCGCGACTTCCTGGCGTTCACCGGCCCGCCACAGTCTCCGCGCCTGAGTGTGCAGAACCTGACCCCGGACGACCTCGAAGCCTACGTCATCCATACCCGTGAGCGACTGCGACTGGACGGGAAGAGGACTGGATTGACCCTGGGCAGTGTGGCCACCTACCTGTACGGCGTGCGGGCCCTCTACCGGGCACTGGTCTGGGCGGGCGCCGTGCGCGAGAACCCGGCGCTGGCGGTGCCCGCGCCGCGTGACCCCACCCCGGCCCACATGAAGAAGCGCGCCCTGTCGCCGTCCCAGTACCGGGCCCTCCTTGCCGCTCCGGAAGGGAAGCAGGACCCGGCCACGGCCGCCCGCGACCGCGCGATCCTGGTTCTGGGGGCCACCCTGGGCCTGCGCGCGCAGGAGATCGTGACCTTGCAGGTGGGCGACGTGCAACTTGGGCAGCGCGAGGTGCAGGTCACCCACGGCAAGGGGGGCAAGGCCCGGCGCATCCCCCTGCCTCCGGGAGCAGGACAGGTGTTGGAGGCCTGGCTCCAGATGCGCCGGGCCTTGGTCCTCGCGGGTGACCTTCCCGGCGACCAGCCCGCCCTGATCGTGTCCTTTCATCGCGGGCACCTGGGAAGGCAGCTCACGACGGCGGGCTTGCGGAGCATCGTCAACGGCTATTTCCAGCACCTGGGCCTGCCGCCGGACCTGTGGGGGGCACACACGTTGCGGCGAACGGCGGGGACACGGCTGTACCGGGCCACCCGCGATCTGCACGTGGTCTCGGACGTACTGGGACACGCCTCAGTGACGACCAGCGCGATCTACGCCAAGCTCGACGCGGACGTGCGGCTCGAAGCGCTGGAAGCGGCCGAACGGGCGGATTGA
- a CDS encoding CAP domain-containing protein, whose protein sequence is MKRVLIPLLILTGDAGAQSIRPALEQTFASCGLTLTRSAHLDRVAQAYTRHGAVKPSAAEAGYAYQQMQGLRVNGQPGAFLQAVRERCGTYQGLIAYGLAPHGRGYALVVADPKIPPGLRGAAAEGRQLLAATNAARARGANCGGVRSPPAPPLIWDDRLFAAAQLYAQRLATLNFTGHVDPYTGSAPENRAAQAGFRGGVGENLQHGGNTAELAVARLLTSPGHCRNMLDPAWQVMGGAYWASEQSNHGIHWVQLFGRP, encoded by the coding sequence ATGAAGCGGGTCCTGATTCCCCTCCTCATCCTGACGGGAGACGCGGGCGCACAGTCCATCCGCCCTGCCCTGGAGCAGACCTTCGCCTCGTGCGGCCTGACCCTCACCCGCAGCGCCCACCTCGACCGCGTCGCTCAGGCCTACACCCGGCACGGCGCCGTGAAGCCATCGGCGGCCGAGGCGGGGTACGCCTACCAGCAGATGCAGGGCCTGCGGGTGAACGGTCAGCCAGGGGCCTTCCTCCAGGCCGTGCGGGAACGCTGCGGCACGTACCAGGGGCTGATCGCCTACGGCCTCGCCCCCCACGGGCGTGGGTACGCCCTAGTGGTGGCCGACCCGAAGATTCCTCCCGGCCTGCGAGGAGCCGCCGCTGAGGGCCGCCAGCTCCTCGCCGCCACCAACGCCGCCCGGGCGAGAGGCGCGAACTGCGGCGGAGTCCGCTCCCCACCAGCTCCACCGCTGATATGGGACGACCGGCTGTTCGCGGCCGCGCAACTCTACGCCCAGCGCCTGGCGACCCTGAACTTCACCGGCCACGTCGACCCCTACACGGGCAGCGCCCCGGAGAATCGGGCGGCGCAGGCAGGTTTTCGAGGCGGGGTAGGGGAGAACCTCCAGCACGGAGGCAACACGGCGGAGCTGGCCGTCGCGAGGTTGCTGACCAGCCCAGGGCACTGCCGGAACATGCTCGACCCCGCGTGGCAGGTGATGGGCGGGGCGTATTGGGCGAGCGAGCAGAGCAACCACGGCATTCACTGGGTGCAACTGTTCGGGCGGCCGTGA